A stretch of the Tannerella serpentiformis genome encodes the following:
- a CDS encoding radical SAM protein encodes MIEMIEQISIDLSNYCSKQCPFCYNHSRPEGATMWRPSEVIRLATDCIAHGVRAVSLGGGEPFEYDGVFDIIRALYPRCYLTVTTNGLPLEHDAVWLQLLRDAPDKIHVTIHRPHDADEVRRVEGLIRRLAATPIKPGLNLLVESDRLPDATAVFARFLGLLTRQQIILVPRRPDRTPSARQLAEVAGRQPFQAPACLTRCLRPERFVSISWDKQVNSCSYAGGKAPLHSLDHAGLLDALSRVTWQRCGS; translated from the coding sequence ATGATTGAAATGATCGAGCAAATCTCCATCGACCTCAGCAACTATTGCTCCAAGCAGTGCCCCTTCTGCTACAACCATAGCCGGCCGGAGGGAGCGACCATGTGGCGCCCGTCGGAGGTGATCCGCCTGGCCACGGATTGCATAGCGCACGGCGTGCGGGCCGTCTCGCTCGGAGGTGGCGAACCGTTCGAGTACGACGGGGTGTTCGACATCATCCGCGCGCTCTACCCTCGGTGTTACCTCACGGTCACAACGAACGGACTGCCACTGGAGCACGACGCCGTCTGGCTACAACTTCTACGCGATGCGCCAGACAAGATTCACGTCACCATCCACCGCCCGCACGACGCCGACGAAGTCCGTCGCGTGGAGGGCCTGATCCGTCGCCTCGCCGCAACGCCCATCAAGCCCGGGCTGAACCTGCTCGTTGAATCTGATCGGCTACCGGACGCCACGGCCGTCTTCGCGCGTTTTCTCGGCCTACTCACCCGCCAGCAGATCATCCTCGTACCCCGTCGGCCCGACCGTACCCCGTCGGCCCGGCAGTTGGCCGAAGTCGCCGGCCGACAGCCCTTTCAGGCGCCTGCCTGCCTGACGCGTTGTTTGCGCCCGGAGCGCTTCGTCTCCATCTCGTGGGACAAGCAGGTGAACTCCTGCAGCTATGCCGGAGGTAAGGCGCCGCTCCACAGTTTGGATCATGCCGGCCTGCTGGACGCCCTCTCGCGTGTAACGTGGCAACGCTGTGGCAGTTAG
- a CDS encoding 4-hydroxy-3-methylbut-2-enyl diphosphate reductase, translating to MVNVTIDQDSGFCFGVVNAIRSAERELTQTDELYSLGDIVHNSLEVDRLRSIGLHTIEHADLSRLEGRTVLLRAHGEPPSTYRLAREHRIRIIDATCPVVLQLQRRIHRCYNEIKGTPAQLVIYGKKGHAEVNGLVGQTDGTAIVIEHPEEALTRLDFSRDIYLFSQTTKSLEGFGQTVELIRAHLAAGVTFRYFDTICRQVSNRLSTIRDFAARHDYVYFVAGKKSSNGQMLYDQCRLANPRSVFISDAAEITEPLPPDVHSVGVCGATSTPKWLMEEVAERIRTLNA from the coding sequence ATGGTGAACGTAACCATCGACCAGGATTCGGGCTTCTGCTTCGGCGTCGTGAACGCCATCCGCAGCGCCGAGCGCGAACTGACGCAGACGGACGAGCTGTACAGCCTCGGCGACATCGTCCACAACAGCCTGGAGGTCGACCGCCTCCGCTCCATCGGCCTACACACCATCGAGCACGCCGACCTCTCGCGGCTCGAGGGACGCACCGTCCTTCTTCGCGCGCATGGCGAGCCGCCCTCCACCTACCGCCTGGCCCGCGAGCACCGCATCCGGATCATCGACGCCACCTGCCCCGTCGTTCTCCAGCTCCAGCGGCGCATCCACCGCTGCTACAACGAGATCAAAGGCACCCCCGCGCAGCTCGTTATCTACGGAAAAAAAGGCCACGCGGAGGTCAATGGCCTGGTGGGCCAGACCGACGGCACGGCCATCGTCATCGAGCACCCGGAAGAGGCTCTGACTCGCCTCGATTTTTCGCGAGACATCTACCTCTTCTCCCAGACCACGAAGTCGCTCGAGGGATTCGGCCAGACGGTCGAGCTGATCCGTGCGCACCTCGCCGCGGGCGTCACCTTCCGCTACTTCGACACCATCTGCCGCCAAGTCTCCAACCGCCTCTCTACCATCCGCGACTTCGCCGCGCGGCACGACTACGTCTACTTCGTGGCCGGCAAAAAAAGCTCCAACGGGCAAATGCTCTACGACCAATGTCGGCTGGCCAACCCCCGCTCTGTATTCATCTCCGATGCGGCCGAGATCACCGAGCCCCTTCCGCCTGACGTCCACAGCGTCGGCGTCTGCGGCGCCACCTCCACGCCCAAGTGGCTCATGGAAGAGGTGGCCGAACGCATCCGCACACTCAATGCCTGA
- the cmk gene encoding (d)CMP kinase — translation MTKKIIVAIDGLSSCGKSTMARELAREVGYAYIDTGAMYRAVTLYALRHALLSPDGAVDAAALEQRMGEIDITFRVNPATGRSETHLNGQNVEADIRGMEVSALVSRVSALPFVRRALVAQQQAMGREKGLVMDGRDIGTVVFPQAELKVFVTASDEVRAQRRVDELRAKGTDVSMEEVLRNVRERDRLDMERAESPLRRAEDAIELDNTHLTIEGQRERLLQLFRQATDGE, via the coding sequence ATGACAAAGAAAATAATTGTAGCCATTGATGGCCTATCGTCGTGCGGTAAGAGCACGATGGCGCGCGAGCTGGCCCGTGAGGTCGGCTATGCCTATATAGATACCGGCGCTATGTATCGCGCCGTGACCCTTTACGCCCTCAGGCACGCGTTGCTGAGCCCCGACGGGGCGGTCGATGCCGCTGCACTCGAACAGCGCATGGGCGAGATCGACATTACCTTCCGCGTGAACCCCGCGACGGGACGCTCGGAGACGCATCTCAACGGTCAGAACGTCGAGGCCGACATCCGCGGCATGGAGGTGTCTGCGCTGGTCAGTCGCGTTTCTGCACTGCCGTTCGTCCGCCGCGCACTCGTGGCGCAGCAGCAGGCGATGGGCCGCGAAAAAGGGTTGGTGATGGACGGACGCGACATTGGCACGGTCGTTTTCCCCCAGGCCGAACTGAAAGTTTTTGTCACCGCCTCGGACGAGGTGCGTGCCCAGCGACGCGTCGATGAGCTGCGGGCCAAGGGCACGGACGTGTCGATGGAGGAGGTGCTCCGCAATGTGCGCGAGCGGGACCGCCTCGACATGGAGCGCGCCGAGAGCCCCCTGCGTCGCGCGGAGGACGCCATCGAGTTAGACAACACCCACCTGACGATCGAGGGGCAGCGCGAACGTCTGCTGCAGCTCTTTCGGCAGGCTACGGATGGAGAATAA
- the porQ gene encoding type IX secretion system protein PorQ, with amino-acid sequence MKILRLIGLLCLFPACLAAQQGNEVFRFLRFPMSARAGALGGHTVSLVEADPALVFHNPALLGGEMNGMVGLSYMNYIGGIHVGSAIYTRTHGDRGAWAVGLSYINYGSMKEADAQRNLSGHFSASDAGLSATYSYDLSDRWRGGLSMKVLYSAIAEYSAFGLAADAGLSYFDEEADLSVGIALKNIGAQLKAYDSRRSRLPWDIQLGFTKRMAHAPIRLSVTGMYLNQWKFKYVDETLTERNVDDSFVATLAKHLVFGVDFVPSNNFWVGVGYNPKEAMDMRLKDGGNRLGGFSMGAGLHVSRFDVSISAARYHPSAMSLMLGLGISLNDDNP; translated from the coding sequence ATGAAGATTCTACGGTTGATCGGGCTTTTATGCCTCTTTCCCGCCTGCCTTGCGGCTCAGCAGGGCAACGAAGTGTTCCGCTTTTTACGTTTCCCCATGTCGGCCCGGGCCGGCGCACTGGGGGGGCACACGGTCTCGCTCGTGGAGGCCGATCCGGCCCTCGTCTTTCACAACCCCGCGTTGCTGGGGGGCGAGATGAACGGCATGGTGGGGCTGAGCTATATGAACTACATCGGCGGTATCCACGTCGGTAGCGCCATCTATACACGCACCCACGGCGACCGCGGCGCGTGGGCCGTCGGCCTCTCGTACATCAACTACGGGAGCATGAAGGAGGCCGATGCGCAGCGCAACCTCTCGGGCCACTTCTCGGCCTCCGACGCGGGCCTGAGTGCCACCTATTCCTACGACCTCTCGGATCGTTGGCGGGGTGGGTTGTCGATGAAGGTCCTCTACTCCGCCATCGCCGAATACTCGGCCTTCGGACTGGCCGCAGACGCCGGGCTTAGCTACTTCGACGAGGAGGCAGACCTCTCCGTCGGCATCGCGCTGAAGAACATCGGCGCTCAGCTCAAGGCCTACGATTCGCGTCGCAGTCGCCTGCCGTGGGACATCCAGCTGGGATTCACCAAGCGCATGGCCCACGCCCCGATACGCCTATCGGTTACGGGCATGTATCTCAATCAATGGAAGTTCAAGTACGTCGACGAGACGCTCACGGAGCGCAACGTGGACGATAGCTTCGTCGCTACGCTGGCCAAGCACCTCGTCTTTGGTGTCGACTTCGTACCCTCGAACAACTTTTGGGTTGGCGTGGGCTATAACCCCAAAGAAGCCATGGATATGCGGCTCAAGGACGGCGGCAATCGGCTCGGTGGATTCTCGATGGGTGCGGGGCTACACGTCTCGCGGTTCGACGTCAGCATCTCCGCTGCACGCTATCACCCCTCAGCGATGTCGCTGATGTTGGGGTTGGGGATATCGCTCAATGACGACAACCCATAA
- a CDS encoding WbqC family protein, whose protein sequence is MLLPTAYLGPIPYYRLMHRAAEVRIEAWEHYPKQTLRNRCLIATAGGVQALTVPVVRPDNPKAPTRDIRISDHGRWRHLHWQALVSAYGMSPFFEYYADDFAPFYERPYTFLIDYNMALQSLVCELLDISPTVGLTEAYMPPGSVADDLREAFTPRTPRPEHPDLPPPRPYYQVFGRKHGFQPDLSIVDLLFNMGNESVLYL, encoded by the coding sequence ATGCTCCTCCCCACCGCCTACTTAGGCCCCATCCCCTACTACCGCCTCATGCACCGCGCCGCCGAGGTGCGCATCGAGGCCTGGGAACACTACCCGAAACAGACGCTCCGCAACCGTTGCCTGATCGCCACCGCCGGCGGTGTGCAGGCGCTCACTGTGCCCGTCGTACGGCCTGACAACCCCAAGGCGCCTACGCGCGACATCCGCATCTCCGACCACGGTCGGTGGCGCCATCTGCACTGGCAAGCCCTGGTCTCGGCCTACGGCATGAGCCCCTTTTTCGAGTATTACGCCGACGACTTCGCGCCGTTTTATGAGCGGCCTTACACGTTTCTGATCGACTACAACATGGCGCTCCAGTCGCTCGTCTGCGAGCTGCTCGACATCAGCCCGACGGTCGGCCTGACCGAGGCGTACATGCCCCCGGGGTCCGTGGCGGACGACCTGCGCGAGGCCTTCACGCCGCGTACGCCACGCCCCGAGCACCCCGACCTGCCGCCGCCGCGGCCCTACTACCAAGTCTTTGGGCGCAAGCACGGCTTCCAGCCCGACCTTAGCATCGTCGACCTGCTCTTCAATATGGGGAACGAGAGCGTGCTGTATTTATAG
- the rplI gene encoding 50S ribosomal protein L9: protein MEVILKEDVANLGYKDDIVHVKDGYGRNFLIPQGKAVIASESARKVLAEVLKQRAHKIAKIKEEAEALAEKMKGVSLTIGAKTSSTGTIFGSVTNIQIAEELAKLGFEVDRKIIRIKEDAVKEIGSYNATVRLHKEVSVEIPFEVISEA, encoded by the coding sequence ATGGAAGTTATATTGAAAGAAGACGTAGCCAACCTGGGCTACAAAGACGATATCGTACACGTAAAGGACGGTTACGGACGCAACTTTCTGATCCCGCAGGGGAAGGCCGTGATCGCCTCAGAGTCTGCCCGCAAAGTGCTCGCAGAAGTGCTCAAGCAGCGCGCTCACAAGATTGCCAAGATCAAGGAAGAAGCCGAGGCACTGGCCGAAAAGATGAAGGGCGTATCGCTCACCATCGGCGCCAAGACCAGCTCCACGGGTACGATCTTCGGCTCGGTGACGAACATTCAAATCGCAGAAGAGCTGGCTAAGCTGGGCTTCGAGGTCGATCGTAAGATCATCCGTATCAAGGAAGACGCAGTGAAGGAAATCGGCTCGTATAACGCCACGGTGAGACTCCATAAGGAGGTGTCGGTGGAGATCCCCTTCGAGGTGATCTCGGAGGCATGA
- the rpsR gene encoding 30S ribosomal protein S18, which produces MATTNTPTGNNQSELRYLTPMSKDVKKKKYCRFKKSGIKYIDYKDPDFLKKFLNEQGKILPRRITGTSLKFQRRVAQAVKRARHLALLPYVTDLMK; this is translated from the coding sequence ATGGCAACGACAAACACCCCCACAGGTAACAACCAGTCTGAACTCCGCTACCTGACCCCGATGTCGAAAGACGTCAAGAAGAAGAAGTACTGCCGCTTCAAGAAAAGCGGAATCAAATACATCGATTATAAGGATCCCGACTTCCTCAAGAAGTTCCTCAACGAGCAAGGCAAGATCCTGCCCCGACGCATCACCGGCACCTCGCTGAAGTTTCAGCGTCGCGTGGCCCAGGCCGTTAAGCGTGCTCGCCACTTGGCCCTGCTGCCTTACGTAACCGATTTGATGAAATAA
- the rpsF gene encoding 30S ribosomal protein S6: MNNYETVFILTPVLSEAQVKEAVDKVKAALGTVKAEIVNEENWGLKKLAYPIDKKTTGFYWLLEFKAVPEAVEVLETQFRRDERVIRFLTFRQDKFAAEYAAKRRGLKASKERESAEKANQ, encoded by the coding sequence ATGAACAATTACGAAACCGTTTTCATTTTAACTCCCGTTTTATCTGAAGCACAGGTAAAGGAAGCGGTAGACAAAGTGAAGGCCGCACTGGGGACAGTGAAGGCAGAGATTGTGAACGAAGAGAATTGGGGGCTGAAGAAGCTGGCTTACCCGATCGACAAGAAGACGACGGGCTTCTACTGGCTGCTTGAGTTCAAGGCCGTACCCGAAGCCGTGGAAGTGTTGGAGACGCAGTTCCGCCGTGACGAGCGTGTGATCCGCTTCCTGACCTTCCGTCAGGACAAGTTCGCCGCTGAGTACGCAGCCAAGCGCCGCGGCCTGAAGGCATCGAAAGAGAGAGAATCGGCAGAGAAAGCTAACCAGTAA
- a CDS encoding capsule assembly Wzi family protein — protein MHITHSSLRHILAWMTLALSVHVYADEVADSTASVPPSAGTLYKVSFSGAGADGGTPFWMASHTHGRMPIDIARFGGYMQAGVQHTGRLTDRWQWEAAMSLVAATPRIGRHVFVEEAYAALSYRDRLALSIGSGAWDGNAAASRPTSPDPTLSSGDLLLSPNARPIPEITLYTPRLTAVPLTGGWLAAGGDFAVGRSFDTDYLRTAIAPERHYVQGVLWHRKALYLRLRDPRPASLPLAFTIGIRHMAQWGGTSTLPKMGRQPQSLKDFARIVLGQSGGSDATVSDQINVLGNHYGTFDFRLDYAGPRFAISAYYQHFWEDRSGIEWYNGLDGLAGISIDLPTFPYVRRIVVEHLSTMDQSGPFHFIQYDHKKYPGYGGGADNYYNNGEYTTGASYFGRAIGSPLLLSPTYNANRSPAFLHNRIRAWHIGAEGRIAGSWGWRARLSTLRSYGTPYAPTLRPLDNTSLSLDIRYLLPDAHSAAPSGWEFTATLALDRGSLIGPRTGVGLTVSRCGWIRWAGR, from the coding sequence ATGCACATCACCCATTCCTCCCTCCGCCACATCCTCGCATGGATGACCCTTGCGCTTTCAGTTCACGTTTATGCAGACGAAGTCGCCGACTCTACGGCCTCTGTCCCACCCTCTGCCGGCACCTTATATAAGGTATCGTTCTCCGGCGCCGGTGCCGACGGCGGCACACCCTTCTGGATGGCCAGCCACACGCACGGACGGATGCCCATAGACATCGCCCGTTTCGGTGGCTACATGCAGGCAGGCGTGCAACACACGGGACGGCTCACCGACCGTTGGCAGTGGGAGGCGGCGATGAGCCTCGTAGCCGCCACACCACGCATCGGGCGACACGTCTTCGTCGAGGAGGCTTACGCCGCGCTCTCTTACCGCGACCGACTCGCGCTCTCCATCGGCAGTGGCGCGTGGGATGGTAACGCCGCAGCATCTCGCCCGACCAGCCCCGACCCAACGCTAAGCAGCGGCGACTTGCTCCTCTCGCCCAACGCACGTCCCATCCCCGAGATCACGCTCTACACGCCACGCCTCACGGCCGTCCCGCTGACAGGCGGATGGCTCGCGGCAGGCGGCGACTTCGCCGTGGGACGATCGTTCGACACAGACTATCTGCGCACCGCCATCGCCCCCGAGCGTCACTATGTGCAGGGCGTCCTGTGGCACCGCAAAGCGCTCTACCTCCGCCTCCGCGATCCTCGCCCTGCATCCCTTCCGCTCGCCTTCACGATTGGCATACGCCACATGGCGCAGTGGGGCGGCACATCGACCTTGCCCAAGATGGGTCGTCAGCCGCAGTCGCTGAAAGACTTTGCGCGCATCGTCCTCGGGCAATCGGGCGGTAGCGACGCCACCGTCTCGGATCAGATCAACGTGCTGGGCAATCATTACGGCACATTCGATTTCCGCCTCGACTACGCCGGCCCACGCTTCGCCATCTCCGCCTACTACCAGCACTTCTGGGAGGATCGCTCCGGAATCGAATGGTACAACGGGCTCGACGGCCTGGCGGGAATCTCCATCGACCTGCCCACCTTCCCATACGTGCGCCGCATCGTTGTGGAGCACCTCTCGACGATGGATCAGAGCGGCCCCTTCCACTTCATCCAGTATGACCACAAGAAATATCCCGGCTACGGTGGCGGTGCGGACAACTATTATAATAACGGTGAGTACACCACCGGAGCGTCCTACTTCGGACGTGCCATCGGCTCGCCTCTCCTCCTCTCGCCCACCTACAACGCCAACCGTTCGCCCGCCTTCCTCCACAACCGCATCCGCGCATGGCACATCGGCGCCGAAGGACGCATCGCCGGATCTTGGGGTTGGCGTGCCCGCCTCTCGACCCTCCGCAGCTACGGCACGCCCTACGCCCCCACGCTGCGCCCGCTTGACAACACCTCCCTCAGCCTCGACATCCGTTACCTCCTGCCCGACGCTCACAGCGCGGCGCCGTCTGGCTGGGAGTTTACGGCCACGCTGGCCCTCGATCGCGGTAGCCTGATCGGCCCCCGAACCGGCGTCGGACTGACCGTCAGCCGCTGCGGATGGATCCGGTGGGCCGGACGATAG
- a CDS encoding lysophospholipid acyltransferase family protein — translation MAKLLYPIYFILIALPLFVLLTALTALLTTVGCLLGGERVFSYYPGMIWSRLTCLLVLSPVHVRGREHLQRGRSYVFAANHQGAFDIFLVYGFIGLPIKWMMKAGLERIPLVGYACRAAGFIFVDNSSPRAARRSIAEAERRLKDGFSLAVFPEGSRSKTGRMGRFKKGAFQVALDRGLPVVPITLNGPYHVLPIGRWLAWPHRLEMVIHPPIDCGTLAEGEDEFARMQQVADRTRETIASALWPEFR, via the coding sequence ATGGCTAAATTGCTTTATCCCATTTATTTCATCCTGATCGCGCTGCCGCTGTTTGTCCTGCTGACGGCGCTGACGGCGCTCTTGACAACGGTAGGCTGCCTGCTGGGTGGGGAGCGCGTTTTCTCGTATTACCCGGGCATGATTTGGTCGCGGCTGACATGCCTATTGGTGCTTTCGCCGGTGCATGTGCGGGGGCGCGAACATCTGCAGCGGGGCCGCTCGTACGTCTTCGCGGCCAATCATCAGGGGGCGTTCGACATTTTTCTGGTTTACGGCTTCATCGGCCTCCCGATCAAGTGGATGATGAAGGCTGGGCTGGAGCGCATTCCGCTGGTGGGCTATGCATGTCGGGCCGCGGGGTTCATTTTCGTGGATAATTCGTCGCCGCGGGCTGCACGCCGCAGCATCGCGGAGGCTGAGCGACGGCTGAAGGACGGCTTCTCGCTGGCCGTCTTCCCCGAGGGTTCGCGGTCGAAGACGGGGCGGATGGGACGCTTCAAGAAGGGGGCGTTTCAGGTGGCGCTCGACCGGGGGCTGCCCGTGGTGCCGATCACGCTCAATGGGCCGTATCACGTTTTGCCGATCGGCCGTTGGTTGGCCTGGCCACACCGCCTGGAGATGGTGATTCATCCGCCGATTGATTGCGGGACGTTGGCCGAGGGTGAGGATGAGTTTGCGCGTATGCAGCAGGTGGCCGACCGTACGCGTGAGACGATTGCTTCGGCGCTCTGGCCGGAGTTCCGATGA
- the miaB gene encoding tRNA (N6-isopentenyl adenosine(37)-C2)-methylthiotransferase MiaB — translation MNEKMKGETKKLYVETYGCQMNVADTEVVASVMQTDGYELTANLEEADAVFVNTCSVRDNAEQRVVSRLQYFRSLKRGGRPRLIVGVLGCMAERAKEELVEKHGVDLVAGPDSYMDLPNLVGAVERGEKAVNVSLSTEETYRDVKPLKMAGVHVTGFVSIMRGCNNFCSYCIVPYTRGRERSRDVDSILSEIEDMRAKGYRDVTLLGQNVNSYLYRSAEGEEVSFARLLERAAEAAPDVRIRFMTSHPKDMSDEMLHVMAAHRNICKYIHLPAQSGSSRMLAVMKRGYTREWYLDRIAAIRRILPGCAISTDLFCGFHSETEADHQETLSLMREVGYDSAFMFKYSERPGTYAARHLEDDVPEEVKVRRLQEMIALQNELSEASNRRDVGRRFEILVEGFSKRSRERMYGKTEHNKVVVFDRGGHRIGDFVRVEVEEATSATLLGREVFD, via the coding sequence ATGAACGAAAAGATGAAGGGAGAGACGAAAAAGTTGTATGTGGAGACGTACGGGTGCCAAATGAATGTGGCGGACACGGAGGTGGTGGCGTCGGTGATGCAAACCGATGGCTACGAGCTGACGGCCAACCTGGAGGAGGCAGACGCGGTGTTCGTGAACACGTGTTCGGTGCGCGACAATGCGGAACAGCGGGTGGTGAGCCGGCTGCAATATTTCCGGTCGCTGAAACGCGGGGGACGGCCGCGGCTGATCGTCGGTGTGCTGGGTTGCATGGCCGAGCGAGCCAAGGAGGAGCTGGTCGAGAAGCATGGTGTGGACCTGGTGGCGGGGCCGGATTCGTACATGGACCTGCCGAACCTCGTGGGGGCGGTGGAGCGCGGCGAGAAGGCTGTCAATGTGTCACTCTCGACGGAGGAAACGTATCGCGACGTGAAGCCATTGAAGATGGCTGGGGTGCATGTGACGGGGTTCGTTTCGATCATGCGGGGGTGCAATAACTTCTGTTCGTACTGCATTGTGCCCTACACGCGGGGGCGGGAGCGGAGCCGCGATGTGGACAGCATCCTGTCCGAAATCGAGGATATGCGGGCGAAGGGATACCGCGATGTGACGCTGCTGGGGCAGAATGTGAACTCGTATCTCTATCGGTCGGCAGAGGGCGAGGAAGTGAGCTTCGCGCGGCTGCTGGAGCGGGCTGCGGAGGCGGCTCCGGACGTCAGGATCCGCTTCATGACGTCGCACCCGAAGGACATGAGCGACGAGATGCTGCACGTGATGGCGGCACACCGGAACATCTGCAAATACATCCACCTGCCAGCGCAGTCGGGCAGCTCGCGGATGCTGGCGGTGATGAAGCGAGGCTACACCCGGGAGTGGTATCTGGACCGGATAGCAGCCATTCGGCGGATCCTGCCCGGGTGTGCCATTTCGACAGATCTCTTTTGCGGCTTCCACTCCGAGACGGAGGCGGATCACCAGGAGACGCTCTCGCTGATGCGTGAAGTGGGCTACGATTCAGCCTTCATGTTCAAGTACTCGGAGCGGCCGGGGACGTATGCGGCGCGGCACCTCGAGGACGACGTGCCGGAGGAGGTGAAGGTGCGGCGGCTACAGGAGATGATTGCGCTGCAGAACGAGCTCTCGGAGGCGAGCAATCGGCGAGATGTGGGGCGTCGATTCGAGATCTTGGTCGAGGGCTTCTCGAAGCGTTCTCGGGAGCGGATGTACGGGAAAACGGAGCACAATAAGGTGGTTGTTTTCGACCGCGGCGGGCATCGGATCGGGGACTTTGTGCGGGTCGAGGTCGAGGAGGCCACATCAGCCACGCTGCTGGGTCGGGAGGTGTTCGATTGA
- a CDS encoding cell division protein FtsX gives MAYKKSGSASFFSSRLTSVISIALALYMTGVFFVFGLLSRGLSVYMKENLAFSVVLKDDLRESDIRRMQDYLEAQPFVRSTEYVSKAEAAEEMKAELGEDPEVFLGYNPFHASIGVTLKSEYANAENLREIEKKLTADVRVMELAYRKDIMQTVNDNIRRIGLVLALLIALLMVISFVLISNTIRLLIYSKRFLIYTMRLVGATPEFIRRPFIRSAVVNGAVAGGLADMLLALTAVYLQNELSGLDRILPVGGVVTVCLVLPLLGVALSVGAAYFSVNRYLYMERGQLYSV, from the coding sequence ATGGCCTATAAAAAATCCGGTTCGGCATCCTTTTTCAGCTCACGTTTGACCTCCGTCATCAGCATCGCATTGGCGCTGTACATGACGGGCGTTTTTTTTGTGTTTGGGCTGTTGAGCCGCGGACTGTCGGTGTACATGAAGGAGAATCTGGCGTTCTCGGTCGTACTGAAGGACGACCTGCGCGAGTCGGATATTCGCCGCATGCAGGATTACCTCGAGGCGCAGCCGTTCGTGCGCTCCACGGAGTACGTCTCGAAGGCTGAGGCGGCGGAGGAGATGAAAGCCGAGCTGGGGGAGGATCCGGAGGTGTTTTTAGGCTACAATCCGTTTCATGCTTCGATCGGCGTGACGCTGAAGTCGGAATATGCGAACGCGGAGAATCTCCGAGAGATTGAGAAGAAACTGACGGCCGATGTGCGCGTGATGGAGCTGGCCTATCGCAAGGACATCATGCAGACAGTGAACGACAATATCCGGCGCATCGGGTTGGTGCTGGCACTGCTGATCGCGCTGCTCATGGTGATCTCGTTCGTACTAATCAGCAACACGATCCGCCTCCTGATTTACTCGAAACGTTTTCTGATTTACACCATGCGACTGGTGGGCGCTACGCCGGAATTCATCCGACGGCCATTCATCCGCAGCGCCGTAGTGAACGGTGCGGTGGCGGGTGGACTGGCCGACATGTTGCTGGCGCTGACGGCTGTCTATCTACAGAACGAACTAAGCGGACTGGACCGTATCCTGCCCGTGGGTGGGGTCGTGACGGTGTGCCTCGTGCTGCCATTGCTGGGCGTGGCGCTGTCGGTCGGTGCGGCGTATTTCTCCGTGAACCGCTATCTGTATATGGAGCGGGGGCAGCTGTATTCGGTGTAG
- a CDS encoding DUF3098 domain-containing protein produces the protein MDKEDKMKDFALGKLNFMLIGAAVVLIAVGFMLMSGGGSTDGVSFNPAIFSKQRISVAPIVTMAGFILMVFGILVGDRKTASDKDQTEA, from the coding sequence ATGGATAAAGAAGATAAGATGAAAGATTTTGCGTTGGGGAAACTCAACTTTATGCTGATCGGGGCCGCGGTGGTGCTGATCGCTGTGGGCTTTATGCTGATGAGCGGTGGCGGGTCGACGGACGGCGTGTCGTTCAATCCTGCGATCTTTAGCAAACAACGGATCTCGGTGGCACCGATCGTGACGATGGCCGGATTTATACTGATGGTCTTCGGGATTTTGGTGGGCGACCGTAAGACGGCGTCGGACAAGGATCAGACGGAGGCATGA